In a genomic window of Syntrophobacterales bacterium:
- a CDS encoding 2-oxoacid:acceptor oxidoreductase family protein: MLVKTIFCGFGGQGVLMMGYSLTYGGMDAGFNVTYLPSYGAEVRGGTANCTVVVSDEEIASPIASNPENIVVLNTPSLYAFQNRAASGGSIFLNSSIIAVEPSRRDVRVYKIPTAELADKLGDKRMANTVMMGALMKATGLVPPDIFLKSLEKVMGSKRKEVVAMNRRAFEVGYDFLQ, translated from the coding sequence ATGTTGGTCAAAACCATTTTTTGCGGTTTCGGCGGTCAGGGAGTGCTCATGATGGGATATTCACTGACCTATGGAGGAATGGACGCCGGCTTCAACGTTACATACCTCCCCTCCTACGGCGCCGAGGTTCGCGGCGGCACGGCCAATTGCACGGTCGTCGTCTCGGATGAAGAGATCGCCTCCCCGATCGCCTCCAACCCCGAAAACATTGTCGTCCTGAATACCCCTTCCCTTTACGCCTTTCAGAATCGCGCCGCCTCCGGAGGCTCTATCTTTTTGAATTCGTCGATCATCGCCGTCGAGCCGTCCCGCCGGGATGTCCGGGTCTATAAGATTCCGACCGCCGAGCTTGCCGACAAGCTGGGAGACAAGCGCATGGCAAACACGGTAATGATGGGGGCCCTGATGAAGGCAACCGGCCTCGTTCCTCCCGACATCTTTCTGAAAAGCCTCGAAAAGGTTATGGGAAGCAAAAGAAAAGAGGTCGTCGCGATGAATCGCCGGGCCTTTGAGGTCGGGTACGATTTTTTGCAATAG
- a CDS encoding 2-oxoglutarate oxidoreductase: MKKVFGRPKSMKSNPFHYCAGCGHSIAHRLIAEVIDELGIRDRTIGVPPAGCAVLAYNYFDVDMIEAQHGRGPATATGLKRVLPDRIVFSYQGDGDLAAIGTAESFHAANRGENITVIFINNAVYGMTGGQMAPTSILGQKTTTSPVGRNNILDGYPIKISEIFAILPGTTYIERCTVTSPASIVKTKKAIRKAFQYQIDGQGFSLVEILSPCPTNWKMSPPEACRWIEQTMSKEFPLGAIKDLPAEEMKKQQKGK, translated from the coding sequence ATTACTGCGCGGGTTGCGGACACAGTATCGCCCATCGGCTGATTGCCGAGGTCATCGACGAGTTGGGCATTCGCGACCGGACAATCGGTGTTCCTCCCGCCGGCTGCGCCGTTCTCGCCTACAATTATTTCGATGTTGATATGATCGAGGCCCAGCATGGCCGAGGTCCCGCGACGGCCACCGGCCTGAAGCGGGTGCTGCCTGACCGGATCGTTTTCTCTTATCAGGGGGATGGCGATCTGGCGGCAATTGGCACGGCGGAAAGCTTTCATGCAGCCAATCGGGGTGAAAACATTACCGTTATCTTTATCAATAACGCCGTTTACGGCATGACCGGCGGGCAAATGGCGCCGACCTCCATTCTTGGCCAGAAAACAACCACCTCGCCGGTCGGCAGAAACAACATCCTGGACGGATACCCGATAAAAATAAGCGAAATATTTGCTATTCTTCCCGGCACAACCTACATTGAACGCTGTACGGTAACGTCACCGGCCAGCATCGTAAAAACCAAAAAGGCGATCCGCAAGGCCTTTCAATATCAAATAGACGGCCAGGGGTTTTCGCTTGTCGAAATCCTCTCTCCCTGCCCTACCAACTGGAAGATGAGCCCGCCAGAGGCGTGCCGCTGGATTGAGCAGACCATGAGCAAGGAGTTCCCGCTGGGCGCGATCAAGGACCTGCCGGCGGAAGAGATGAAAAAACAGCAGAAGGGAAAGTAG